The following proteins are co-located in the Paenibacillus sp. JNUCC32 genome:
- a CDS encoding AbfB domain-containing protein codes for MNTRLKPFGLLAVIVMLFMSTLAVPTAQAAAIGTVVYSNPAEPEPYYVRAVKLDNGDILTTFTPRFPGNAGWSGMQPFPFYKSTDNGATWSLFSEIDPNDYELNRNQQGMTTLYVLPQQVGDYPAGTLLFASTDWDNSAPYTIHIWRSTDNGATWQFHSNLAARGTEGTKRTWEPEFAITADGRLICYYSDERKPGYNQAIAQEISSDGGLTWGNYSIIVGNQADWNWRPGMPRVIQAKNGSYFMFFEMLGAAPNFAVRFKTSPDGINWGSPTDLGEVVGTGIYRASQTPEVAYIDDGTANGRFYVRGMTDVVSSANKMFTSADYGATWTQMDAPLTVKGSNQSTPAAWSGTLLPLGPSLLLEVNTVKVGSRNEIRANVAQVDKEFSIVSGGTYKLVNQNNQLLLDNAGGGSPAGTNVIQWNDLGADTQWWRLDYRNGGFFRAMNVNNSLILDNPNGATTPGTNVIMWTNNELDTQRWKFTHKGNGYYTSMNERSGLMLDNAGAGSPAGTKVIQWTANGLDTQNWKAVRVDAEIPVNQLESYNIANSFVRYHDGRGKIDGGQYSAESQWRMVPGLADPSAVSIESVSFPGQYLRHRDGKIWLESNNDTALFKQDATWKLRTGFSSPWAASFESYNISGTFIRHRDGVLEISPITTTLDQKDATFYVK; via the coding sequence ATGAATACTAGGCTGAAACCTTTTGGGCTGCTTGCAGTCATCGTTATGCTGTTCATGTCAACCTTAGCCGTGCCAACGGCGCAGGCGGCTGCTATCGGAACGGTTGTTTATAGTAATCCGGCTGAACCGGAGCCTTATTATGTAAGGGCGGTCAAGCTTGATAATGGAGATATTCTGACCACCTTCACCCCGCGGTTTCCCGGCAACGCAGGATGGAGCGGCATGCAGCCCTTTCCCTTTTACAAGAGCACGGACAACGGGGCAACCTGGTCCTTATTCAGTGAAATTGATCCGAATGATTACGAACTGAACCGGAATCAGCAAGGCATGACAACGCTGTATGTACTGCCTCAGCAGGTTGGGGATTATCCGGCAGGAACCTTATTGTTTGCATCCACGGATTGGGACAACTCGGCACCGTATACGATTCATATCTGGAGAAGCACGGACAACGGCGCCACTTGGCAGTTTCACAGCAACCTGGCTGCAAGGGGAACCGAGGGGACAAAGCGTACATGGGAGCCGGAGTTTGCGATCACGGCCGATGGCCGGTTGATCTGCTATTACTCGGATGAGCGGAAACCGGGGTATAACCAGGCAATCGCGCAGGAGATTTCCAGTGACGGTGGACTGACCTGGGGAAATTACAGCATCATTGTGGGTAATCAGGCAGATTGGAATTGGCGTCCGGGGATGCCGCGGGTAATACAAGCGAAGAACGGAAGCTATTTCATGTTTTTCGAGATGCTGGGGGCAGCCCCTAACTTTGCGGTCCGGTTCAAAACCTCACCTGATGGCATCAATTGGGGAAGTCCGACGGATCTTGGCGAGGTTGTAGGAACAGGAATATATCGCGCATCCCAGACACCGGAGGTTGCTTACATCGATGATGGAACCGCGAATGGCCGCTTTTACGTTCGGGGCATGACGGATGTGGTTTCTTCCGCTAACAAAATGTTTACGAGCGCCGATTACGGAGCGACCTGGACGCAAATGGACGCGCCGCTGACCGTAAAAGGGTCAAATCAGAGCACGCCGGCAGCCTGGAGCGGAACGCTGCTGCCGCTGGGCCCGTCATTGCTCCTGGAGGTCAACACCGTAAAAGTGGGGAGCCGAAATGAAATCCGTGCCAATGTAGCCCAGGTGGATAAGGAATTCTCCATTGTATCCGGGGGGACCTATAAGCTGGTCAATCAGAATAACCAGCTTCTGCTGGATAATGCCGGCGGCGGTTCGCCGGCCGGGACAAACGTCATCCAGTGGAACGATCTCGGGGCAGATACCCAGTGGTGGCGGTTGGATTACAGAAACGGCGGCTTCTTCCGGGCAATGAATGTAAACAACAGCCTGATCCTGGATAATCCCAACGGAGCCACGACACCGGGTACAAACGTGATCATGTGGACGAATAATGAATTGGATACTCAGAGGTGGAAATTTACGCACAAGGGCAACGGATATTACACCAGCATGAACGAGCGCAGCGGATTGATGCTGGACAATGCGGGTGCCGGTTCTCCGGCAGGTACCAAGGTCATTCAATGGACGGCCAATGGTTTGGATACGCAGAATTGGAAAGCGGTGCGAGTGGATGCGGAAATTCCGGTCAACCAGCTGGAAAGCTATAACATCGCAAACAGTTTTGTTCGTTATCATGATGGCCGAGGGAAGATTGACGGGGGGCAGTACAGCGCTGAATCGCAGTGGAGAATGGTTCCGGGATTGGCCGATCCATCCGCCGTCTCCATCGAATCGGTGTCCTTTCCAGGTCAATATCTCAGACATCGTGACGGCAAGATTTGGCTGGAGTCCAATAATGATACCGCTCTGTTTAAACAGGATGCGACATGGAAGTTGCGTACCGGATTTTCAAGTCCATGGGCGGCCTCCTTCGAGTCTTATAACATATCCGGAACATTTATCAGGCACCGGGACGGCGTGTTGGAGATCTCGCCGATCACGACTACATTGGATCAGAAGGATGCGACATTTTACGTGAAGTGA
- a CDS encoding bifunctional 4-hydroxy-2-oxoglutarate aldolase/2-dehydro-3-deoxy-phosphogluconate aldolase: MNTMSSILDNKIIAIIRGANSKDVLNMAKALHEGGVNILEITMNSPNALSAIEEITVELGDRVVVGAGTVLDSETARAAILAGAKFILSPTVDIETIQMAKRYGAVSIPGAFTPTEILSAYENGGDIIKVFPATLGPSFIKDIRGPLPQIPLLPTGGIGLNNIQEFMKAGAIGCGIGSALVNTQLEITDEYFVQLTEKARQFASAVQSNED; this comes from the coding sequence ATGAATACCATGTCCAGCATTCTGGATAACAAAATAATAGCGATTATCCGCGGCGCCAATTCAAAAGACGTTTTGAACATGGCAAAGGCGCTGCACGAAGGCGGGGTGAACATTCTAGAAATCACCATGAATTCACCAAACGCATTGTCTGCCATTGAAGAGATAACCGTTGAACTTGGAGATCGAGTGGTGGTGGGGGCGGGTACCGTTCTGGACTCTGAAACTGCGCGAGCCGCTATCTTAGCAGGCGCCAAATTCATTCTGTCTCCTACGGTTGACATAGAAACGATACAAATGGCAAAACGATACGGAGCAGTAAGCATCCCGGGTGCCTTTACTCCGACTGAAATTCTATCAGCCTATGAAAATGGCGGCGATATTATCAAAGTGTTTCCTGCGACGTTGGGACCAAGCTTCATTAAAGATATACGCGGACCGCTTCCGCAAATTCCGTTGCTGCCAACTGGCGGCATAGGTTTAAACAATATTCAGGAATTTATGAAGGCGGGCGCTATTGGTTGTGGCATTGGAAGCGCACTCGTGAATACGCAGCTGGAGATAACAGATGAGTATTTCGTGCAATTAACAGAAAAAGCGAGACAATTTGCTTCAGCTGTACAATCTAACGAGGATTAA
- the dgoD gene encoding galactonate dehydratase — MKITGYELFLVPPRWLFLKMETDEGIIGWGEPVIEGKARTVGTAVEELMENLIGKDPLRIEDHWNLMYRSGFYRGGPILMSAISGIDQALWDIKGKYYNAPVHQLLGGKARESIKVYSWIGGDRPSDVGKSAKEVVSRGFTAVKMNGTEELQYVDSYEKIDQVIERIAAVRDAVGPYVGIGIDFHGRVHKPMAKILAKELEPFRPMFIEEPVLPENNEALRDIANHVAIPIATGERMFSKWEFKRILMDGYVDIIQPDLSHAGGITECKKIISMAEAFDVAAAPHCPLGPIALASCLQVDATCHNAFIQEQSLGIHYNQGSDLLDYIVDNLVFEYENGYVKIPEGPGLGIEINEDHVRKMADIGHNWRNPVWRHTDGSIAEW; from the coding sequence ATGAAAATTACGGGTTACGAATTATTCCTGGTACCGCCCCGCTGGTTGTTTTTAAAGATGGAGACGGATGAAGGCATTATCGGCTGGGGCGAACCTGTCATAGAAGGAAAGGCGAGAACGGTAGGAACCGCAGTAGAAGAGTTAATGGAGAATTTAATAGGGAAAGACCCATTAAGAATAGAGGACCATTGGAATCTCATGTATCGATCAGGCTTTTATCGGGGCGGCCCCATCTTAATGAGTGCGATTTCGGGCATTGATCAAGCCTTATGGGACATCAAAGGGAAATATTATAACGCGCCCGTCCATCAATTGCTTGGGGGAAAAGCAAGGGAGTCCATCAAGGTCTATTCATGGATTGGGGGAGATCGTCCTTCAGATGTCGGGAAATCGGCGAAAGAAGTGGTCTCCCGAGGATTTACAGCCGTAAAAATGAACGGTACGGAAGAACTTCAATATGTCGATTCCTATGAGAAAATAGACCAGGTCATTGAACGCATTGCAGCTGTCAGGGACGCGGTGGGTCCGTATGTTGGAATCGGCATTGATTTTCACGGTCGCGTGCATAAGCCAATGGCCAAAATCTTAGCCAAAGAGCTGGAGCCTTTTCGCCCGATGTTTATTGAAGAACCGGTTTTGCCCGAAAATAATGAAGCGCTGCGCGACATCGCTAATCATGTAGCCATCCCTATTGCAACCGGTGAACGAATGTTCTCCAAATGGGAGTTTAAACGTATATTGATGGATGGATATGTTGATATTATTCAGCCGGATCTATCCCATGCAGGCGGTATTACGGAATGCAAAAAAATCATCTCCATGGCTGAAGCGTTTGATGTGGCGGCAGCTCCGCATTGTCCATTAGGACCGATTGCGTTGGCTTCTTGCCTTCAAGTCGATGCGACTTGCCACAATGCATTTATTCAAGAACAGAGCCTTGGCATTCATTATAATCAGGGGAGCGATTTACTCGATTACATTGTGGATAATCTTGTGTTCGAGTATGAGAACGGTTACGTGAAAATACCGGAGGGTCCTGGCTTGGGAATTGAAATCAACGAAGATCATGTGCGAAAAATGGCCGATATCGGACACAATTGGAGAAACCCCGTTTGGCGGCATACGGATGGAAGCATCGCGGAGTGGTGA
- a CDS encoding nucleoside hydrolase, which produces MTTFPTIPASQLVQRLEHPGRKIRLVLDTDAFNEIDDQFAIAYALKSADNMTIEALYAAPFFNELSSGPADGMEKSYQEIWNIRRILGREDIPVYRGSTGYLPASDQPVESEAARNLVERAMASDPADPLYVVAIGAITNVASALLMEPRILERIVLVWLGGHALHWSDTKEFNLFQDLHASRLVLDCGVPLILVPCLGVASHLQTSLSELRDFVKSQGEIGDYLFETYLSCSDDHFAYSRVIWDIGVIAWLNNPEWCPSALVHSPRISEDFRWMHDPFRHMIRSVHFIRRDEVFRDLFLRIAR; this is translated from the coding sequence ATGACTACTTTTCCAACGATCCCGGCAAGCCAATTGGTGCAGCGTCTGGAGCATCCGGGACGTAAAATCCGCCTGGTGCTGGATACCGACGCATTCAATGAAATCGACGATCAGTTTGCGATCGCTTACGCGCTGAAATCCGCGGACAACATGACCATAGAGGCATTATATGCAGCGCCTTTCTTCAATGAGCTATCTTCAGGTCCTGCGGACGGAATGGAAAAAAGCTACCAGGAAATATGGAACATCCGCCGCATTCTGGGACGTGAAGACATCCCTGTCTATCGCGGCTCCACGGGTTACCTTCCTGCTTCCGACCAGCCGGTCGAAAGCGAAGCCGCGCGCAATCTCGTTGAGCGGGCCATGGCAAGCGATCCTGCCGACCCTTTGTATGTCGTTGCGATCGGTGCCATCACGAATGTTGCATCCGCCCTGCTCATGGAACCCCGGATCCTCGAACGGATCGTGCTGGTATGGTTAGGCGGGCATGCCCTGCATTGGAGCGATACGAAGGAGTTTAACCTTTTTCAGGATTTGCACGCATCCAGGCTGGTCTTGGACTGCGGCGTCCCGCTCATTCTCGTTCCTTGCCTCGGCGTGGCATCTCATTTGCAGACCTCGTTATCCGAACTGCGGGACTTCGTCAAAAGCCAAGGCGAGATCGGGGATTATTTATTCGAAACATATTTAAGTTGTTCCGACGATCATTTTGCTTATTCCCGGGTCATCTGGGACATTGGCGTCATTGCCTGGCTCAACAACCCGGAATGGTGTCCGAGCGCTCTGGTTCACAGTCCGCGCATATCCGAGGATTTCCGATGGATGCATGATCCGTTCCGGCACATGATTCGCTCCGTTCATTTCATTCGGCGTGACGAGGTGTTCCGGGATCTTTTCTTGAGGATTGCCCGATAG
- a CDS encoding S66 peptidase family protein, with product MPIRPPILQRGDTVGIVTLGSPLAASIIDARIEYLRAMGFNIVLGQYVYAQNGFLAGTDEQRASDLMMMFQNEQVKMILPTRGGTGVAGILPYLDYQVIRNHPKILTGYSDITVLLNALHQLVDLITFHSLLLIDFKPETPAYNFDQFFAATSLYSLTRPILNPPGMPLIGRVPGNVTGPLVGGNLTSFVDTLGTPFEIDTRGKIIVLEETHEPTNTVYRYFNDLKLAGKFRDCIGIIMGECTGCQTAYGKAYEDVINEFIVPLGKPLITNLATGHGVYKAALPIGATVNLDSIRNAITVVEPTVSV from the coding sequence ATGCCGATACGTCCGCCAATACTACAGAGAGGCGATACCGTTGGAATCGTTACCTTGGGCAGCCCGCTCGCTGCCAGCATCATTGATGCACGGATCGAATATTTGAGAGCAATGGGGTTCAATATCGTATTGGGTCAATATGTATATGCGCAAAACGGGTTTCTGGCCGGCACGGACGAACAGCGGGCATCCGATTTAATGATGATGTTCCAAAACGAGCAGGTTAAAATGATACTGCCTACCAGAGGCGGCACAGGCGTAGCCGGAATCCTCCCGTACCTGGATTATCAGGTTATCCGGAATCACCCGAAAATCTTGACGGGCTACAGCGATATCACGGTTTTATTAAACGCCCTGCATCAACTGGTCGATTTAATTACATTCCATAGTCTATTGCTTATTGACTTCAAACCCGAAACGCCAGCCTATAATTTCGATCAGTTTTTTGCGGCAACGTCCCTGTATTCATTAACGCGCCCCATCCTGAACCCGCCTGGTATGCCCCTGATCGGCCGGGTTCCGGGCAACGTTACGGGGCCGCTTGTAGGCGGTAATTTAACGTCATTCGTTGATACGCTGGGGACTCCCTTCGAAATCGATACACGGGGGAAAATCATCGTTCTTGAAGAAACGCATGAACCTACCAATACCGTCTACAGATACTTCAACGATTTGAAGCTCGCCGGAAAATTTCGTGACTGCATCGGCATCATCATGGGGGAATGTACAGGCTGTCAGACGGCTTACGGCAAAGCCTATGAGGATGTCATCAACGAGTTCATCGTGCCTCTCGGCAAGCCGTTGATCACGAACCTTGCCACGGGCCATGGTGTGTATAAAGCAGCTCTGCCGATTGGCGCAACCGTTAATCTCGATTCCATCCGTAATGCCATAACGGTGGTCGAACCCACGGTCAGCGTATAA
- a CDS encoding NmrA family NAD(P)-binding protein, whose translation MSTIITGASGRLGRLIIQELLHHVQPDQIVACVRQMDSAAALEEQGIAVRFCDYDDPASLKEAFAGASRLLFISSPHPDDTVRLRQHAHVVEAAKKANVSHILYTGFAFPEHSDMSMTHLHLATEHAIRTTGIPYTFLRSGLYMDFIEALDLQAAMSTGNLRVHPGSWQFNAVTRTDLAAAIAGVLSGEGHWNKTYELVAPSVWTFNDLVSALSELTGTPISLCPTNEVQHWIFSFLRKIDTASTSGDLENLICRPVTALKESLQTYIGASRSN comes from the coding sequence TTGTCTACCATTATTACTGGAGCCAGCGGCCGGCTCGGCCGGCTCATTATCCAAGAGCTTCTACATCATGTTCAGCCTGATCAAATCGTTGCTTGCGTTCGCCAGATGGACTCTGCGGCAGCATTGGAGGAGCAGGGAATTGCGGTCCGCTTCTGCGACTACGACGACCCCGCCTCCCTGAAGGAGGCATTCGCCGGCGCTTCGCGCCTGTTGTTCATTTCTAGCCCCCACCCCGATGACACCGTTCGTTTGCGGCAGCATGCCCATGTGGTTGAAGCTGCAAAAAAAGCGAACGTCAGCCATATTTTATACACCGGTTTCGCCTTTCCTGAACATAGCGATATGTCGATGACCCACTTGCATTTGGCTACCGAGCATGCCATTCGCACAACCGGAATTCCTTATACTTTTCTTCGCAGCGGATTGTATATGGACTTTATTGAAGCGCTGGATTTGCAAGCAGCCATGTCGACAGGCAATCTTCGCGTCCATCCGGGATCGTGGCAGTTCAACGCGGTTACGCGCACCGATCTGGCGGCCGCCATAGCGGGGGTATTATCCGGTGAGGGCCATTGGAACAAGACATATGAGCTTGTTGCGCCATCCGTTTGGACCTTCAATGATTTGGTCTCCGCTCTTTCCGAGCTAACGGGCACACCGATATCCCTATGTCCTACCAATGAGGTGCAGCATTGGATATTTAGCTTTTTAAGAAAAATCGATACGGCTTCCACTTCTGGCGATCTGGAGAATTTAATATGCCGCCCGGTAACAGCGCTGAAAGAAAGCCTCCAAACTTATATCGGAGCAAGCAGATCCAACTAA
- a CDS encoding MarR family winged helix-turn-helix transcriptional regulator, with translation MITLNDLQQYVLDLPLPALAFFSLVETTAKLVDVSESYWKSQGLNGARIRILVELMKEGGTMLPSKLAQKIGVTKPNISLLLTPLEQEGLIRRDSHPGDGRKSVITITSEGQRLLIHNLPANRQRISEKMKALTEHELKQLLGLLQKLKEA, from the coding sequence ATGATCACTTTGAATGACCTTCAGCAATACGTGCTGGATTTGCCGCTGCCTGCCCTTGCTTTTTTCTCATTGGTGGAGACAACGGCAAAGCTGGTCGACGTATCCGAAAGTTATTGGAAGTCGCAAGGGCTGAACGGAGCCAGAATACGGATTCTAGTTGAGCTTATGAAAGAAGGAGGTACGATGCTTCCTTCCAAGCTGGCACAAAAAATCGGTGTAACCAAACCCAATATCAGTCTGCTGCTTACCCCCTTGGAGCAAGAAGGCTTGATTCGCCGGGATTCCCATCCCGGGGACGGTCGAAAGTCGGTCATCACCATTACAAGCGAAGGTCAGCGTCTATTGATTCACAACCTGCCCGCGAACAGGCAGCGGATATCCGAAAAAATGAAAGCGCTGACTGAACATGAATTAAAACAGCTCCTGGGCCTTCTGCAAAAATTAAAGGAAGCGTAA
- a CDS encoding AraC family transcriptional regulator, producing the protein MTPLRKPFQGDPLFPMEMVYRTIKSPQLELPHHLHDLYELVYVYQGKGTFFIENKLMEKKEGDLFIIPGNTIHSSFPDPDQPIVSSALFFAPSLVLGANGSDLQYSVLSCFEYAQKTGSYRHQLPESNQAYIEDMLKGISEEIRLAQLGFREALVLQLRSLLLHINRYISTLSAEQTAHSQIGPAWLMDSIQWIHEHLDQPIGLAALSAQAAVDPAHFSRMFKKYTGLHVTGYMHAKRIARAKELLRNHEESVGQIAEICGYATLTHFHRNFKKLTGMTPGAYRKQAASHR; encoded by the coding sequence ATGACTCCCCTGCGTAAACCCTTTCAAGGGGACCCCCTGTTTCCGATGGAAATGGTCTATCGGACTATAAAAAGCCCCCAATTGGAGCTGCCTCATCACTTGCATGATCTTTACGAATTGGTTTATGTGTACCAGGGAAAAGGCACTTTTTTTATTGAGAACAAGCTGATGGAGAAAAAAGAAGGCGACCTTTTCATCATACCCGGTAACACGATTCACAGCTCTTTCCCTGACCCGGACCAGCCCATTGTTTCGAGTGCTTTATTCTTTGCGCCTTCGCTTGTACTCGGCGCGAACGGAAGCGATTTGCAATACTCCGTCCTCAGCTGTTTTGAATATGCTCAAAAAACAGGCTCCTATCGTCATCAATTACCCGAGTCGAACCAAGCCTATATCGAGGACATGCTGAAAGGAATCTCGGAAGAAATCCGGCTTGCCCAGCTAGGATTCCGCGAGGCGCTCGTGCTTCAGCTGCGCTCCTTGCTGCTGCATATCAATCGCTATATCAGCACCCTGTCCGCAGAACAGACGGCCCACTCCCAGATCGGCCCGGCCTGGCTGATGGATTCCATCCAATGGATTCACGAACACCTGGATCAGCCTATCGGACTAGCTGCTCTGTCGGCACAAGCTGCGGTGGACCCCGCCCATTTCTCCCGCATGTTCAAGAAATACACCGGTTTGCACGTGACGGGTTACATGCATGCTAAACGGATTGCCCGTGCCAAAGAGCTCCTGCGAAACCATGAGGAGTCTGTCGGGCAAATCGCTGAAATCTGCGGGTATGCCACGCTGACGCACTTTCATCGCAATTTCAAAAAATTGACGGGCATGACCCCGGGAGCATACAGGAAGCAGGCTGCTTCCCATCGTTAA
- a CDS encoding amidohydrolase family protein, with product MRLDAHQHYWLIERGDYEWITPEVPELHRNFLPSDLKPHLDSHQLDGSITVQAAPTLEETDYLLSLADPDASIVGVVGWIDLFDPEHRRHYERFRKHPKFIGFRIMIQDMPDANVILEPSFIQALNEYVKEDVPIDLLVRSHQLETLLKLIEMVPGIRGVIDHLGKPPIRSGQMEPWESIMKRIARFPRIYCKLSGMVTEAEHRRWSQEDFNGYVHKVVAMFGPDRIMFGSDWPVCLLSAEYDQVVDVLAEALPKHWGEREHARLFGLNAKAFYKLDKDGVHHEIP from the coding sequence ATGAGATTGGATGCCCACCAGCATTATTGGTTGATTGAGCGAGGGGACTATGAATGGATCACGCCGGAGGTTCCGGAGCTTCACCGAAATTTCCTGCCCTCCGATCTTAAGCCGCATTTGGATTCGCATCAATTGGACGGCAGCATAACGGTTCAGGCGGCACCGACCTTGGAAGAGACGGACTATCTGTTATCGTTGGCGGATCCCGATGCTTCCATTGTCGGAGTGGTAGGATGGATCGACCTGTTCGATCCGGAGCACCGCCGGCATTATGAGCGATTTCGGAAACATCCGAAATTTATCGGCTTTCGCATCATGATTCAGGATATGCCGGATGCCAATGTGATCCTGGAGCCCTCTTTTATCCAAGCATTGAATGAATATGTCAAGGAAGACGTTCCGATCGATCTTCTTGTCCGGAGTCATCAGCTGGAGACGCTGTTGAAGCTGATTGAGATGGTCCCCGGCATCCGCGGCGTCATCGATCATCTGGGCAAGCCGCCAATCCGAAGCGGACAGATGGAACCTTGGGAGAGCATCATGAAGCGAATCGCCCGTTTCCCGCGCATCTACTGCAAGCTATCCGGTATGGTCACCGAGGCGGAGCATCGCCGGTGGAGCCAGGAAGACTTTAATGGGTATGTACATAAAGTGGTCGCGATGTTCGGTCCCGATCGGATCATGTTCGGCAGCGATTGGCCCGTGTGCCTGCTATCGGCAGAATATGACCAAGTGGTTGACGTATTGGCAGAAGCGCTGCCGAAGCATTGGGGAGAACGGGAACATGCGCGTTTGTTCGGTCTGAACGCCAAGGCGTTCTATAAGTTGGATAAGGATGGTGTTCATCATGAAATACCGTAA
- a CDS encoding aldo/keto reductase, translated as MKYRKLGRTGLDVSVLGFGASSLGSVFRETDDSEGIRTVHAAMDAGINLIDVSPYYGLTKAETVLGEAIRQLPRDQFILSTKAGRYGENDFDFTSKRIIASIDESLKRLQTDYVDILFLHDIEFVPASVVMEEALPALQLLKEKGKIRFGGICGLLLQLFEKLLPQIEVDAIISYCHYSLNDQTLTGLLPLLDEEGIGLINASPLSMGLLGSRGAPSWHPASTEIREACRRAAEYCAKAGTDIAKLAVQFSTSNEQIPTTLVSTANPDNIQRNAAWSEEPLDQTLLAEVLKILEPVQGRTWTSGRPEYNEGIR; from the coding sequence ATGAAATACCGTAAGTTAGGCCGAACCGGTCTGGATGTTTCGGTATTAGGCTTCGGAGCGTCTTCACTAGGCTCCGTTTTTCGGGAAACCGACGACAGCGAGGGAATCCGTACCGTGCACGCAGCCATGGATGCGGGCATCAATTTGATCGATGTATCCCCTTATTACGGATTGACGAAGGCGGAAACCGTGCTGGGCGAAGCGATCCGACAATTACCCCGGGACCAATTCATCCTGTCTACGAAAGCAGGCCGCTATGGCGAGAATGATTTTGATTTCACGTCCAAGCGGATTATCGCCAGTATCGATGAGAGCTTGAAGCGACTCCAAACCGATTATGTGGACATTCTCTTTTTGCATGATATTGAGTTCGTTCCCGCATCCGTTGTAATGGAGGAAGCCCTTCCTGCACTCCAGCTTTTAAAGGAAAAGGGGAAAATTCGTTTTGGAGGGATTTGCGGTCTGCTTCTGCAGCTGTTCGAAAAATTGCTGCCCCAAATCGAAGTGGACGCCATCATTTCTTACTGCCATTATTCTTTGAACGATCAGACGCTTACCGGTTTGCTGCCGCTGCTTGACGAGGAGGGAATTGGGCTTATTAACGCCTCTCCCTTATCCATGGGCCTTCTCGGTTCCCGAGGAGCGCCGTCTTGGCACCCGGCTTCAACTGAAATCAGGGAAGCCTGCAGACGTGCGGCCGAGTATTGCGCTAAAGCCGGAACGGATATCGCGAAGCTAGCCGTGCAATTCTCGACTTCGAATGAACAGATCCCGACGACGCTGGTCAGTACGGCCAATCCCGATAATATACAACGTAATGCCGCTTGGAGCGAAGAGCCGCTGGATCAGACACTCTTGGCGGAAGTATTGAAGATATTGGAGCCCGTGCAAGGGCGGACTTGGACAAGTGGACGCCCGGAATACAATGAGGGCATCCGATGA
- a CDS encoding zinc-binding alcohol dehydrogenase family protein, which yields MKGIVCQEIGKFQYREDLPEPPLLEGEAIVNIKRIGICGTDLHAFRGNQPFFTYPRILGHELSGIIEKVGANEEGLKAGDTVCVIPYIHCGECMPCLRGKTNCCRSLKVMGVHIDGGMRERISVPTRHLMRAEGLTLDQAALVEPLAIGAHGVKRANVTPKDTVLVIGAGPIGLGIMVFAKALGATVIAMDMNADRLAFCKTWAKVDHAIQVGDELSDLSALTDGEFPSIVLDATGNQPSMTNAFNMVAHGGTLVYVGLIQGDISFRDPEFHKRELTLMGSRNATRDDFHDVMQRISEGGIDVDPYITHRCRFDDLIQEFQGWLRPSAKVIKAMVEL from the coding sequence ATGAAGGGTATCGTATGTCAAGAGATCGGAAAATTTCAATACCGGGAGGATTTGCCCGAGCCTCCATTGCTCGAAGGAGAAGCCATCGTCAACATCAAGCGGATCGGGATTTGCGGTACGGATCTGCATGCCTTTCGCGGGAATCAGCCCTTTTTTACGTACCCGCGTATTCTCGGCCATGAGCTATCCGGTATCATTGAAAAAGTCGGAGCTAACGAAGAGGGATTGAAGGCCGGAGACACCGTCTGCGTCATTCCTTACATTCACTGCGGGGAATGTATGCCTTGCCTTAGAGGCAAAACAAACTGTTGCAGATCGTTGAAGGTGATGGGGGTGCATATCGACGGCGGCATGCGCGAGCGCATCTCCGTCCCGACTCGCCATTTGATGCGGGCGGAAGGGCTGACCTTGGATCAGGCTGCCTTGGTAGAACCGCTTGCCATTGGCGCGCATGGCGTTAAACGAGCGAATGTGACCCCGAAGGATACGGTTTTAGTCATCGGAGCCGGTCCGATAGGACTCGGGATCATGGTTTTTGCCAAAGCGCTGGGGGCAACCGTTATCGCCATGGATATGAACGCCGATCGGTTGGCCTTCTGCAAAACCTGGGCGAAGGTGGATCATGCCATCCAGGTTGGAGATGAATTGTCCGATCTTTCGGCGCTAACGGATGGAGAATTTCCTTCCATCGTTTTGGACGCAACGGGAAACCAACCCTCCATGACCAACGCTTTTAACATGGTTGCACACGGGGGGACCTTGGTATATGTAGGCTTGATTCAAGGGGATATTTCATTTCGGGATCCCGAGTTCCATAAGCGGGAATTGACACTGATGGGCAGCCGTAACGCGACCAGGGATGATTTCCATGATGTGATGCAGCGGATCTCGGAAGGCGGCATTGATGTAGATCCGTACATCACCCATCGATGCCGGTTTGACGATTTGATCCAAGAATTTCAGGGCTGGCTCCGTCCTTCCGCCAAGGTCATTAAGGCGATGGTGGAACTTTGA